In one Drosophila gunungcola strain Sukarami chromosome 2R unlocalized genomic scaffold, Dgunungcola_SK_2 000004F, whole genome shotgun sequence genomic region, the following are encoded:
- the LOC128254470 gene encoding ribosome biogenesis protein BOP1 homolog: MTKKIHLKRKGKEAEPTNEVATSSEASENEEEEDLLQAVKDPGEDSTDDEGIDQEYHSDSSEELEFESDEEGNYLGRKQSSSAEDDDDEEQSSDEEEDESADSEEKDEVSASTSKKIQPEEKPSSSTSSGATKKGAATKELPKRESQSKPEYQDSDTSDEEDIRNTVGNIPMHWYDEYKHIGYDWDAKKIVKPPQGDQIDEFLRKIEDPDFWRTVKDPLTGQDVRLTDEDIALIKRIVSGRIPNKDHEEYEPWIEWFTSEVEKMPIKNVPDHKRSFLPSVSEKKRVSRMVHALKMGWMKTTEEVQREKQAKRGPKFYMLWETDTAREHMRRIHDPVSAPKRDLPGHAESYNPPPEYLFDAKETKEWLKLKDEPHKRKLHFMPQKFKSLREVPAYSRYLRERFLRCLDLYLCPRAKRVKLNIDAEYLIPKLPSPRDLQPFPTVESMVYRGHSDLVRSVSVEPKGEYLVSGSDDKTVKIWEIATGRCIRTIETDEVVRCVAWCPNPKLSIIAVATGNRLLLVNPKVGDKVLVKKTDDLLAEAPSQDVIESERIKTAVQWSNAEADEQEKGVRVVITHFKPIRQVTWHGRGDYLATVMPEGANRSALIHQLSKRRSQIPFSKSKGLIQFVLFHPVKPCFFVATQHNIRIYDLVKQELVKKLLTNSKWISGMSIHPKGDNLLVSTYDKKMLWFDLDLSTKPYQTMRLHRNAVRSVAFHLRYPLFASGSDDQAVIVSHGMVYNDLLQNPLIVPLKKLQTHEKRDEFGVLDVNWHPVQPWVFSTGADCTIRLYT, encoded by the exons CACCAGTTCGGAGGCCTCCGAgaacgaggaggaggag GACTTGCTGCAGGCCGTAAAGGATCCAGGGGAGGACTCCACCGACGACGAGGGCATAGATCAGGAGTACCACTCGGACTCCAGCGAGGAACTGGAATTTGAGAGCGACGAGGAGGGCAACTACTTGGGCAGGAAGCAATCCTCATCAGCagaagatgatgatgatgaagagCAGAGTAGCGACGAAGAGGAGGACGAATCGGCGGATTCGGAAGAGAAGGATGAAGTATCTGCCAGCACATCCAAGAAAATCCAACCCGAGGAGaagcccagcagcagcaccagcagtgGCGCCACAAAGAAAGGTGCCGCCACAAAGGAACTCCCCAAAAGGGAATCCCAATCCAAGCCGGAATACCAAGATTCGGACACCTCCGACGAGGAGGACATACGCAACACAGTGGGCAACATACCCATGCACTGGTACGACGAGTACAAACACATTGGCTACGACTGGGATGCCAAGAAGATTGTGAAGCCGCCACAGGGCGATCAAATCGACGAGTTCCTGCGCAAGATCGAGGACCCGGATTTCTGGCGCACCGTCAAGGATCCGCTGACCGGCCAGGATGTTCGCCTAACCGACGAGGACATTGCCCTGATCAAACGCATCGTTTCGGGCCGCATTCCCAACAAGGATCACGAGGAGTACGAGCCCTGGATCGAGTGGTTCACCTCGGAGGTGGAGAAGATGCCCATCAAGAACGTGCCCGACCACAAGCGCTCCTTCCTGCCCTCCGTGTCCGAGAAGAAGCGCGTCTCGCGCATGGTACACGCCCTCAAGATGGGCTGGATGAAGACCACCGAGGAGGTGCAGCGCGAGAAACAGGCCAAGCGCGGTCCCAAGTTCTACATGCTGTGGGAGACGGACACTGCGCGAGAGCATATGCGACGCATCCACGATCCCGTCTCGGCGCCCAAACGCGACCTGCCCGGTCACGCAGAGTCCTACAATCCACCGCCCGAGTACCTCTTCGATGCCAAGGAGACCAAGGAGTGGCTCAAGCTCAAGGACGAGCCCCACAAGCGCAAGCTGCACTTTATGCCCCAGAAGTTCAAGTCGCTGCGGGAGGTGCCCGCCTACTCGAGGTACCTGCGCGAGCGCTTCCTGCGCTGCCTCGATCTTTACCTGTGTCCGCGTGCCAAGCGCGTCAAGCTGAACATCGACGCCGAGTACCTCATCCCCAAGCTGCCTTCGCCGCGTGACCTGCAGCCCTTCCCCACGGTGGAGAGCATGGTTTACCGCGGCCACTCCGACCTGGTGCGGTCTGTTAGCGTGGAGCCTAAGGGCGAGTACCTTGTCTCCGGATCTGATGACAAAACCGTCAAGA TTTGGGAAATCGCCACTGGCCGTTGCATCCGGACAATCGAAACCGACGAAGTGGTGCGCTGCGTGGCTTGGTGTCCTAATCCCAAGCTATCCATTATAGCCGTTGCCACCGGCAACCGATTGCTGCTTGTCAATCCCAAAGTGGGCGACAAGGTGCTGGTGAAGAAGACCGACGATCTGCTGGCCGAGGCACCCAGTCAGGATGTGATTGAGAGTGAGCGCATCAAGACGGCGGTGCAGTGGTCCAATGCCGAGGCCGACGAGCAGGAGAAGGGCGTCCGGGTGGTGATCACCCATTTCAAACCCATTCGCCAGGTCACCTGGCACGGACGTGGTGACTATCTGGCCACTGTGATGCCCGAGGGAGCCAATCGCTCCGCTCTGATCCATCAGCTGTCCAAGCGTCGCTCACAGATTCCGTTCTCCAAGAGCAAGGGTCTCATCCAGTTTGTGCTCTTCCATCCGGTGAAGCCATGCTTCTTTGTGGCG ACGCAACACAACATTCGCATCTATGATTTGGTCAAACAGGAGCTGGTCAAGAAACTGCTGACCAACTCGAAGTGGATATCGGGCATGTCCATCCATCCCAAGGGCGACAATCTGCTGGTGTCCACCTACGACAAAAAGATGCTCTGGTTTGACCTGGATCTGTCCACTAAGCCCTACCAGACCATGCGACTCCATCGCAATGCTGTGCGCAGTGTGGCCTTCCACCTCCGCTATCCGCTGTTTGCTTCTGGCAGCGATGACCAGGCTGTGATCGTCTCCCACGGCATGGTCTATAA TGACCTGCTGCAGAACCCCTTGATTGTTCCCCTGAAAAAGCTGCAGACTCACGAGAAACGGGATGAGTTCGGCGTACTGGATGTCAACTGGCATCCGGTGCAGCCATGGGTCTTCTCCACGGGCGCTGACTGTACCATCCGACTATACACGTAA